The genomic window ATCCCCTCAGTGAGCCGCTGTTCATGCGCGAGCCCCTGGCCCGCAGCGACCCCGCCTTGCGCCAGCAGGCCGAGCGCGTGCTCCGCTCCCTCGACGGTTTCCGCGAGACGCTCGCCGACCGCCATGCGCGGATGCAATTGATGGAGCGCGCGGAGGCGAAGATCCGCGCCGAGCTGGCGCTGCTGCCGCCCCGCGCGCAACTGCTGGGCCGGCTGAACGCCGAGCTGAATTACGCGGCCCTGTCACGCGGGCCAGAGGGCGTCTGCTTTCCGCCGGGCACGGGCGTCGCGACCCCCGGCGGCAGGGTGCCCATCGCCGCGCTGCGTGCCGGTGCCACGGTGCTGGCGATGAGTGCGGCGGGACAAAAAGTGGTGGCCCGTGTCGCGGCGCGGCTCGATGGCTGGACGGACTGGCTGGTGGCCATCCACCTGCCGGGGGAGACGGTGCTGGCCACCCGGTCGCACCGCTTCGCCGTGGGCGGCGGCTGGCAGCCGGCGCGGCTGCTGCGGCCCGGCATGGTGCTGGAGACGGGAGATGGCCGTGGTGCCTCCGTCCGCGCGGTGCGGCGCCTGCGCTGCGCCACGCCGACCTGCAACCTGGAAGTAGTGGCGCATCACACCTTCTTGGTCGGTGCGGCCGGCGTGGTGGTGCATAATGGGGATGTCGAGGCGGCGCGCAGCTACCACAGCACGACCGCCTATCTCGGTCAGATCTATTATATCTCGGTGCGGCGGAACGGTGTCTGGGTCCTGGCCTATGTCGGCAGCACCAACAAGGAAGGGCTCACCCGGGCCCGCTTCCTGGAGCATGTCGGCCAGGGCCGACCGGGCAACTTGGACTTCACCGAGCGCAAGCGCGCCTGGGCGGAGGCTTACGACCGGGCCCGAGGCAGGGAGGTGGTCAGGATGGAGAACGGTCTGCCCACCCACGAATTCGGCGATGTCCGCGTGCAGGTGGTCGTCGAGGGGCAGTTCACCGACCTGGCGCTGGCCATCGTCGAGCAGGCGCATATCAATGCGAACAACAGGCAGGGCCAACTGGTGAACAACGCCGCCGCCATCGGCCAGAACGGCTTCGAGAAATACTACGGCAGCCTCACGCGCGAGCAGCGCGTGCCGCACAGTCCCTGCCGGTAGCGCGCCATGGCCTGGTGGCAGAGTTCCGACGGCCTGGGGCATATCGGGGACCGACCCGCCGACATCCTGGGCACCGCGCTGACCGAGGCGCTGGGGGAGAGTTTCGACCTCGACCTGCTGGCGGGTTTCCTGTCATCGCTCGGCTCCGCGCTCCTGCTGGACCCCGAGGCGCTGGTGCTGGAAGGCCATGCCATCGCCCGGCGGGAGATGGAGATCCTGACCGCCGAGATACCCCCCATAGTGGTGCCCATCAGCACGGACATGCCAGGCGGGATGCTGGAGGAACGGCTTTTCGACAGCCTGGAGGCCATGGCCTTCAGCTACAGGGACAGTGGCGTGGACCGCCTGCCACGGCTGGCTGAGGTGCTGGAAACACTGAGCTTCGTCGCTCGTGGCCGGCTGCGCGAGCCCGGCAGCGGCACCGAACTGACGCTGCGCGGCATCCGCCTGTTGCCGCCCGGCGGGGGCGCGGCTCCGACGCGTTGGGCGTTGCTGCGTGGCATGCTGCTGGATCAGCCGGACGAGATGCTGGTGGCCGGCGCGCTGGCGGATGCCGACTGGCGGCTGCGGATGCTGGGACTGATGGCCCTGGGGCGCTTCCGCCTCCGCGCCCAGGGGCGCCGGGCCCTGAAGGTGCCGGTTCCCGGGACGGAGGCCGGGCTGCGCGACGAAGACCATCGCGCGCTGCTGGCCCTGCGGGATATCGCCGCCGAGCGTGCGGGCCTAGGGGATCCGCGGCCCGTGCACAGCGACCCGGAGGTGGCCGCTGCCCGCGCGGCGCTGCGGCGGGATATCGAGGCGATGCTGGACGGCGTCGGCCGACCACGCGCCGAAAGTCCTGCCTTCATCCTGACGGTCCTGGCCGACCCCGCCAGCGTGGCGGGGCAGGGGCCCGGCCTCTGGCGCCGCTGGCTGGAGAGCTAGGCGCCACCAAGGCCCCGCCGCGCGGCCGGACCCCCACCTCAGACCGGGGAAATGCGCGCCCGCCCAGCCAGTTCGGCACCTTCCAGGCCATAGAGGCGGTCCAGCAGCGCCACCTGAAAACTGCCGGGGCCGCTGGCCAGCGGGGCCGCCTGCTCCGCCGCCACGCCCAGCACCGCCAGCCCGGCGACGGCGGCCTGCATCCCGTCCAGCCCGGCCCCCAGGAAGGCGCCGATCAGCGCCGTGGCGGTGCAGCCGGTGCCGGTGACGCGGGTCAGCATCGGGTGCCCGTTGGCGATGGCCAGCATGGCCGTGCCGTCCGTCACGTAGTCGGTCGCGCCGGTCACGGCCACCACGGCGCCGGACTGCCGCGCCAGTTGCCGCGCGGCCTCCCGCGCCGCGTCGGAGCGATGGGCGCTGTCCACGCCCTTGCCGCCGCCGGCCTGCCCCGCCAGGGCCATGATCTCCGAGGCATTGCCGCGCACCACGCGCGGCCCCCGGGCCAGAAGTTGCAGGGCGGTGTCCTTGCGGAAGGCGGTGGCCCCGGCGGCCACGGGATCCATGATCCAGGGCACGCCGGCCTCGCCCGCCGCGGCCGTGGCCACCAGCATGGCGTCGCGCTGCGGCGCTGTCAGGGTGCCGAGGTTGATCACCAGCGCGGCGGTCAACCGGACAAATTCCCCGACCTCCTGCTCCGCCAGCACCATGGCGGGGGAGGCACCGATGGCCAGCAGCGCATTGGCCGTGACATTCGCCACCACCTGATTGGTGATGTTGTGCACCAGCGGCGCCGCCTGCCGCAGGCGTGACAGCGCCAGGGAAAGGTCGGGTTGGGTCATGCTGTCCATGCTCGCTTTACCTGGACGGGACTTAGCCCGCCGGCCGCGCGCGACAAAGAGGAGGTATCAGCCGGCTTCGCGCGCCTGCTTCGCGAGGCGGACCAGCAGGGCCCGCAGCGCCCCCGGGTCCAGCGCGCGCTCGGGGAAGGGGATGCGGAGCGCCTGCCCCTCCAGCATCAGGTCCATGCCATCGGGGTCCAGGCCGGTCATGCGCCAGTGGCCGGGCGCGGCGCCGCCCAGCCGGGTGGCATAGAGCCCGATGGCCTCGGCATGGTCCTGGTTCATATGCGCCACGGCCTCCGGCTCGGCGGCCAGCAGCGCCCCGGCGCCCGTGAGGTCGGTCAGCAGCGCCGCGGGCGGCAGTTCCGGCGCACGGCCGAAGCCGGCCACCAGATGCGCCGCCAGGGGCCGCACCCGCCAGAAGCGGAAGTCCGGAAAGTCGATATAAAGCGCCGATTTCGGATGCCGCGCCAGGAAGCGCTGCCGCAGATGCGGTGCTTCCGCCGGTTGCGCCATGCCGGAGAGGGTGAGGCGCGGATGCGCCAGCGGGTCTCCCTTGCCGCCGCGCGAGAGCAGCAGGGAGACGCGGCCATCCGCCGCCATGTTGCGGCTGTGCAGCGCCAGGCGAGAGGCCAGCAGCAGCGGTGCGCCGTCATAGTCCGTGGCCACCGTCACCAGCGACACGAAGGGATGCCCGCCCGCGCCTGCCGCCCCCGGGTCCAGCGTCGCCAGGGATGCGGTCAGCGCCTCCCGCAGCAGGGCGTGGGCGAGGGCAGGATGGTCACCGGCGCCGGGCTCGGGCAGGGTTTCGGCGCGCGGGGTGATGGCGGGGCCGTCGGTGCTCATGAGCCTCATCCTGCCACGCCGCGCCACGCCGCGCACTCATCAGCTTCTCTGATGAATGCGTCAGTTAAATGAGTTGGACTTGTCCCTGGCCGCCTCTAGTTTCCCGGTCGGAATGCACGCCGTGGCGCGTGAGGGGGAAGCAGAGAGAGATGATCGCACTGGCCGCGCCATGCGGCCGCCGTGCCGGATCAGACCGTATCGACGGGGCCGCTCCAGGGCGTGGGCTGCCGGCCGGAGCGGGCAGCGGGGCGGCTGCCCATCACCTCGGCGAAGCGGCGCTCCAGCTCCGTGGCCAGGGGGGAGAGGGTGCTGTTGCGCCGTGTCAGGATGCCCACCTGCCGGGTCAGCCGGGGCGTGACCAGCGGCAAGACCTGCAACCTGTCGCCCTCCAGGCCTTCCGCCGCCAGGCGCGGGACGATGCCGATGCCCAGCCGCGCCTCCACCAGTCCGGCCACGGCCAGGATCTGCTGCGCCTGATAGCGGATGGAAAGGGCGAGGCCCTGGGCGCGCGCCTCCTCCTCCACCAGCTCCCGCAGCCCGGCCATCATCACCAGCGGGTGGCGGGCCAGCAGCCGCAGGCTGGCCCGTGGGCGGGCGGGCAGCAGGCCGGGCGGCACCAGGGCGCAGATCGGGTCCTCCAGCAGTGGGCGGAACAGCAGCCCCGCCGAGGCCGGCGGCGGCGGGCCCACGCCGAAATCGACGTCCTGGGCCCGCACGCAATCCAGGATACCGGCCAGCGGCAATTCCCGCACCTCCACCTGGGCGCCCGGGAAGGCGTCCTGGAAGGCGGCCATGACCCTCGGCAGGCGGCTGCCGGCCAGGCTGGGCGCGCAGGCCACGGCGACGCGGCCCCGGTGCGCCGCCAGCCCTTCGGCCAGCCGCAGCCCGGCCATCAGCTCGGCCATCGCGCTGCGGACATGGGTCAGCAGCCTGGCGCCCTCCGGCGTCAGCCGCACCTGGCGCGTGGTGCGCTGGAACAGGCGCAGGCCCAGCTGTTCCTCCAGCTGGCGGATCTGCATGCTGACGGCGGATTGCGTGCGCCCGATCTCCTCCGCCGCACGGCGGAAGCTGCCGTGCTCGGCCACCTCGATGAAGGCCTGCAGGAGCTTCAGGTTGACGTTCACCCCGGGCTTATCCTCCGCGCCGGCAGGGGCCGCAACAGCTTTCAGGACAGGGAAGGATGCAGGACATGACGGAACAGGACCGGCCGCTGGCGGGCGTGCGCGTGCTGGATATCGCTACCTTTATCGCGGGGCCCTTCGCCGGGACCATCATGGGCGATTTCGGCGCGGACGTGATCAAGATCGAGCATCCGCGCGACGGCGACCCCATGCGGAAGTTCGGCACCCCCACCGAATGCGGCGATACCCTGGCTTGGCTGAGCGAGGCGCGGAACAAGCGCTGCATGACGCTGGACCTGCGCGCGCCCGATGGCGCCGCGCTGTTCAGGAAGCTGGTCGCCGAGGTCGATGTGGTGGTCGAGAACTTCCGCCCGGGCACGCTGGAGAAATGGGGCCTGGGCTGGGAGGTGCTGCGCGAGGTCAACCCGAAGCTGGTGATGCTGCGGATCAGCGCCTATGGCCAGACCGGGCCGATGCGCGGCAAGCCGGGCTTCGCGCGCATCGCCCATGGCTTCGCGGGCCTGTCCTATCTGGCCGGGGAGCCGGGGCGGCCGCCGGTGGTGCCCGGCTCGACCTCGCTGGCCGATTACATGTCCGGTGTCTGGGGCGCGCTGGGGGTGATGATGGCGCTGCGGCAGGCGGAGAAGACCGGCCGCGGGCAGGTGGTGGATATCGGCCTCTATGAATCCGTCTTCCGCCTGCTGGACGAGATCGCCCCCGCCTATGCCCGCCATGGCACGGTGCGCGAGCGGATGGGCGCCGATGTGCCGCAGGTGGTGCCGCATGGCCACTGGCAGACCCGGGACGGCCGCTGGATCGCCCTGGCCTGCACCAGCGAAAAGATCTTCGCGCGCCTCTGCGATGTCATGGGCAAGCCGGAGCTGGCGGCGCCGGATGCGCTGGGCCCGACCAGGAACCGCCTGGCGCGGCGGGAGGAGACCAACCAGCTGGTGGCGGACTGGGTCGGCAGCCTGGACTTCGACGAGTTGATGGCCGCCTGCGACGGCGCCGGCGTGCCCTGCGGCCCCATCAACAGCATCGCCGACATCTTCCAGGACCCGCAATACGAGGCGCGCGGCAACCTGCTGCGGGTGCAGGACCCGCGCGTGGGCGAGATCGTGCTGCCGGCGGGCATGCCGCATCTGACGGAAACCCCGCCCGTCCTGCGCCATGCCGGCCGCGCCATGGGCGCGGATACCGATGACATCCTCTCCGAACTGTTGCAGATGACAGCCGAGGATGTCGCGCGGCTGCGGTCCGGCGGCGTGATCTGAACCATTCAAGGAGAGCCTTCTGATGCCCGCCTATGCCGCCCCGGTTGACGACATGCTCTTCGTGCTGGGGGATCTGCTGGATGCCCCCGCCACCCTGGCCGGGTTGGGAGGGGAGGAGGTTTCCCTCTCCCTGATGGGCGAGGTGCTGGGGGAGGCCGGGCGCTTCTGCGAGAAGGTGGCCCAGCCCATCAACCGCAGCGGCGACGAGGAAGGCTGCGTGCTGGAGAACGGCGCCGTCCGCACGCCGAAAGGCTTCCCCGAGGCCTATGCCGCCTTCGTGGAAGGCGGCTGGCCCGGCCTTGCCCACGCGCCGGAGCATGGCGGTCAGGGCCTGCCGCGCGTGTTGCAGGTGCTGTTCGATGAAATGCTCTCCTCGGCCAATTTCTCCTTCGGCCTCTTTCCCGGCCTGACGCGCGGCGCGGTGGAGGCCATCGAGCGCCATGGCGATGCCACGCTGAAGGAGACCTATCTACCTCCCATGGTGGAGGGCCGCTGGATGGGCGCCATGGCCCTGACGGAGGCCCATGCGGGCACCGATCTCGGCCTGCTGCGGAGCAAGGCGGAGCCGCAGGCGGATGGCAGCCACCGCGTCACCGGCAGCAAGATCTTCATCAGCGCCGGCGACCACGACCTGTCGGAGAACATCATTCACCTCGTGCTGGCACGGCTCCCGGACGCGCCGCCGGGGGTGAAGGGCATCAGCCTCTTCCTGGTGCCGAAGTTCCTGCCGGGCGAGGCAGGGGGGCTGGGCGCGCGCAATGCCATGTCCGTCGGCTCCATCGAGCACAAGATGGGCATCAAGGCTTCGCCCACCTGCGTCATGAACTACGATGGCGCGACGGGCTGGCTGGTGGGGGCGCCGCATCAGGGCCTGCGCGCCATGTTCACCATGATGAACGCCGAGCGGCTCTTCGTCGGCATCCAGGGCCTGGGCATCGCCGAGGCCGCCTATCAGGGCGCCAGCGCCTATGCGCGGGAACGGGTGCAGGGCCGCGCGCCGGGGGCGGCCAGCGGGCCGGCGCAGCCGATCCTGGTGCATCCCGATGTCCGGAAGATGCTGCTGACCATTCGGGGCTTCTCGGAGGCCGGCCGCGCGCTGGCGGCCTGGACGGCGCTGGAGATGGAAAAGGCCGCCCGTCACCCCGATATCGCGGCGCGAGCGCGGGCGGAGGGCATGGTCGCGCTGCTGACGCCCGTCATCAAGGCGGCCTTCACCGACCTCGGCTTCGAGTCCGCCGTGCTGGCGCAGCAGGTCTTCGGCGGCCATGGCTATGTGCGCGAATGGGGCATGGAGCAGTTGGTGCGGGACGCCCGCATCGCGCAGATCTACGAGGGCACCAACGGCATCCAGGCGATGGACCTGGTCGGCCGCAAGCTGACGCAGGATGGCGGCGCCCTGCCGCGCGCCTTCTTCGCCGAGATCCGCGAGAGCCTGGCGCCCCATGCAGCCTCCGAATTCGCCGCGCCCGTGCTGGCGGCGCTGGAGCGGCTGGAGGTAGCGACCGAGGCCCTGGCCGGCCGCGCCGCCGCCGACCCGGCCGAGCCGGGTGCCGCGGCCACCGACTACCTCCGCTTCTTCGCCCTGGTGGCGCTGGGTTGGATCTGGGCGAGGATGGCGCTGCTGCCCTCGGCGCCGCCCGCGAAGCAGGCCGTGGCGCGCTTCTTCATGGCCCGCATCCTGCCGCAGACCCTGGGGCTGGAGCTTGCCCTGCGGGCAGGGGCCGCGCCCGTGATGGCGCTGGAGGACGCGGCCTTCTGATCCGTGCGGGCGCAGCACAGGTATTGTGCTGTGCCCGCGCGTGCCGAAGCCCGCCCACTTCCCCATAACACTTGGCCAAGACAGGCTGGGGAGGATGATGCCATGGGTGCCGCCGCGGGAATGCCGCCTCTGACGGGGCTGCGCGTATTGGATTTCACCCGCGTCATCGCCGGGCCCTACCTGACCATGATGCTGGCGGACCTGGGCTGCGAGGTCATCAAGGTCGAAAGCCCCGGGCATGGCGACGATACCCGGCTGAGCCAGCCACCGGGCAAGGGCGGCGAGTCCGCCATCTTCATGGGCCTGAACCGCAACAAGCAGAGCGTGGTGCTGGATCTGGCCAGGGAGGAAGGCCGCGCCCTTGCGCGCCGTCTGGCCGGCGAATGCGACATCCTCGTGGAGAATTTCCGCCCCGGCGCCATGCGACGCCTCGGGCTGGATTATGAAGCGCTGCGCGAGGAGATGCCGGGCCTGATCTATTGCTCCATCTCCGGCTACGGCCATCACAGCCGCTTCAGCGACATCCCGGGCTACGACCCCATCGCCCAGGCCGAGACGGGGCTGATGTACATGACCGGCGACAGCAGCATGCCGCCGATCCGCTCCGGCGGCTCGGTCATCGACGTGCTGACGGGCATGCATGCCGGCCTCGGTATCCTCTCCGCCCTGCATGCACGGGCACGGACGGGAGAGGGGCAGTTCGTTGACCTGTCACTCTACGACACCGCGCTCTCCTCGCTCGGCTTCATCATGCAGGGGCCGCTGCTCACCGGGCAGAACCCGCTCCGCCTCGGCAATACCTCCTTCTTCATGGCGCCGAACGGCGTCTATGACTGCGCGGACGGCCAGGTGATGATCAGCGCCGGCAACAACCGCCTCTTCGCCAAGCTCTGCGAGGGGATGGGCCTGCCGGAGATGCTGGCGGACCCACGCTTCGCCAGCAATGCCACGCGGCTGGAGAACCTGGATGCCATGAACGCCATGCTGTCCCAGCGGCTGGGCGAGCAGCCGCGCGACCATTGGGTGGAGAAGCTGCGGCGCATCGGCGTGCCCATCGGCGCCGTGCGGACGCCGCTGGAGGCGCTGGACGCAGTGGAGACCGAGGCCAGCGGCATGCTGCACGCCGTACAGCATCCCACCGCCGGAGAGATCCGCACCGTGCGGAACGCCATCCACCTCTCCAATACGCCGCCACGCGTGCCAGGGCCCGCGCCGTTGCTCGACCAGCATAGCGATGCCATCCTGCAATCCGTCCTGGGCCTGGACCCGGAGGAGATCGCGGAACTGCGCCGCCAGGGGGCCATCGGCCCGGCGTCCCATCCCGCCAAAGTGGAGCCCTGACGCCATGCCGCTGCCCCGTTGCGTGATCCTGGACGACTACCAGCAGGCCGCCCTGTCATCGGCCGACTGGTCTGGGCTGCAGGACCGCCTGCGTGTCGAGGCGCTGCACGATCACCTCCCACGGGAGGCGCTGGCGGAAGCCATCGGCGATGCCGAGGTGGTGGTGGCGATGCGGGAGCGCACGCCCTTCGATGCCGCCATGCTGGCGCGGCTGCCGGCGCTGAAGCTGCTGGTGACGACGGGTATGGTCAATGCCGCCATCGACATGCCGGCGGCGGCGGCGCGCGGCATCACCATCTGCGGCACGCCCAGCGTACCGAACCCGACCCCGGAACTCAGCTGGGGCCTGCTGCTGGCCCTGGCCCGGAAGATCCCGCAGGAACACGCCAATCTCCGCGCCGGCGGCCACTGGCAGAACAGCCTGGGCTTCGACCTCGCGCGCAAGACCATCGGCATCATCGGCCTCGGCCGCATCGGGCAGGTGATGGCGCGCTATGCCCGCGCCTTCGACATGTCCGTGCTGGCTTGGAGCCCGAACCTGACGCAGGACCGCTGCGAGGCCGCGGGCGCGCGTCTCGCGCCATCGCTGGATGCGCTGCTGGCGGAAGCCGATGTGGTGACGGTGCACATGGTGCTGGCGCCCAGCACGCGCGGCCTGATCGGCGCGCGGGAGATCGGGCTGATGAAGCCGGGCGCGCTGCTGGTGAATACCTCGCGCGGGCCGCTGGTCGATGCCGCCGCCTTGCAGGCCGCGCTGCGCGATGGCCGCATCGGCGGCGCCGCGCTGGATGTCTTCGAGGAGGAGCCGCTGCCGGCCGACAGCCCCTGGCGGAGCCTGCCCAACCTCGTGGCCACGCCCCATCTCGGCTATGTCACCGAGCGCAACTACCGCATGTACTACCGCGGCGCGGTGGAGGCGATCGACGGCTGGCTGCGCGGCAACCCGGTGCGCGTCCTCGCGGCACCGGGCTGACGCCTTCCTGCGGCTCAGTCGAGCCGCAGGTTCCTCTCCTTCACCAGCCGGCCCCAGATCTCGCGCTCGGAGTCCAGCTTGGCGGCGAAATCGGCGGGGCCGCTATAGCGCGGCTCCAGCCCGCCGCGCGTCAGCTTCTCCTGCGTCGCCGGATCGGACACCGCCGCCCGGACATCCTCCGCGATGCGGTCGCGCAGCGCGGTGGGCAGGCCCTTGGGGCCGAGGAAGCCGTACCAGGTCTCGGAATCCATCGGCACCCCCGACTCCCGGAAGGTCGGAACGTCAGGCATGTCCGGCCCACGCGTGGCGCGCCCGCTGGCCAGCACCTTCAGCCGGCCCTCGCGCACGAAGCCCATGGTGCCGGCGGTGTCGAAGACGGCATCCACATTGCCGGCCATCAGGTCGGTGATGGCGGGCGCCGAGCCGCGATAGGGAATATGCGTCATCTCGAAGCCGGCCTGGCTGGCCAGCATCTCCGCCGCCGTATGCGTGCTGCTGCCGACGCCGGAGGAGCCGAAGCTCACGCCGCCGCGCTGCTTCTTCGCGAAGGCGATGAATTCCTGCAGGTTATCGGCCGGCAGATCCTTCCGCACATAGAGCACGCCGATGGAGACGCCGATCTGCGCGATGGGCACCATGGCCTTCGGGTCGAAGGTCAGGTCCCGCATCATCAGCGGGTTCATGACGAAGCCGAAGGCCGTCAGCAGCAGCGTGTAGCCGTCCGGCGCCGCCTGGGAGGCCGCGGCGGCGCCGATCATGGTGCCGCCGCCGGGGCGGTTGTCCACCACCACCGGCTGCTTCCACAGCCCCGAGAGCGGGGCGCTGATGGCGCGGGCGAAGATATCCGTGGGACCGCCCGCCGCATAGGGGACGATCAGCTGCACGCTGCGGCTGGGATAGGCCTGCTGGGCGCGGGCGGGGCCGATCGCCGCCAGCCCGCCGGCGCCCAGGAGCAGGGCGATGTCGCGTCGCTTCAACATGGTCAGCGGCCCTTGAACACAGGTGCGCGCTTCTCCAGCGTTGCGCGGCGCGCCTCCTGCGCGTCCTCGGTGCGGGAGAGGGCGACGGTGAAGTCCTGCTCGATGCGGTAGGCATCGCGCGGCGGCATCAGATCGGCGATGTCGCAGGAGCGCTTGGCATAGCCGATGGCCAGCGGGCTCTTGGAGGCGATGGTCCGGGCGATCTCCATCGCCTCCGGCATCAGCCGCTCCTGCGGCACCACGGCCTCGATGACATTCATGCGATACAGCTCGGCCGCGGGGATGCGCTTGCCGGTGAAGAAGAGGTGCCGCATGTGGGAGCGGCCCAGCAGGCTCCTCAGCATCGCCGCGCCCCCGGCCAGGCCGACATCGATCTCCGGCATGCCGAAGATGGCTTCCTCGGCCGCCAGCATGATGTCGCAGCTTGCCATCAGGGCGAAGCCAAGGCCCAGCGCCGCGCCGTTGACGGCGGCGATGACGGGCTTCTTGCATTCCATGATGGAATTGCCCGTCTCCCGCGTCACGCGGTTATGCGCGCCGAAGACGCCGGGCTGGCTGGGGTCCGGGCGGTCCTTCAGGTCGGCACCGGCGCAGAAGACCTTGTGCGCGGAACGCAGGATGGCCACGCGCGCATCGTCACGGTCGCTGATCTCGTCGAAGACTTCGATCAGCCGGTGCCGCATCTCGCGGTTCATCGCATTCACCGGCGGGCGGTCCAGCGTCACCACGGCGATGTTGTCGGAGACCTCAAGTCTGATCATTATTGATCCTCCCGTTGTATTCTGGTCGGTCAGGCGTTCTGTGCCGGGGCGTCATCCAGCCCCAGCTCGCGCAGCACGTCGTCGGTATGCTGGCCCAGCATCGGCGGCGGCCGGTCAAAGCTCAGCGGCGCCTCGCGGAAGCGCAGCGGACTGACGATCTGGGGAACGGTGCCGCTGGCGGGATGGGGCAGGTGGCGCACCATCTGGCGGTGTTGCACCTGCGGGTCAGCCAGCACTTCCGGCACGGTGTTGATGGGGCCGCAGGGCACGCCGGCCTTTGTCAGCCCCTCCACGACCTGCTTCACCGGCATGCGGCTCATCGCGCCACGCACCGCCTCCAACAGCTCCGGCAGGTTCTTCAGCCGGCTGGGATTATCCGCGAAGCGCGGGTCAGTGGCATATTCCGGGATGCCGATGACGTGGCAGAGCCGCTGATACTGCGCGTCATTGCCCACGCCCAGCGCGATCTTGCCATCGGCGCAGGCGAAGACATCCTGCGGCTGGATGTTCGGGTGCTTGTTGCCGCTGCGCTTCGGCGTATTGCCGGTCAGCAGGTGGTTCATGCCCTGGTTGGCCAGCAGCGCCGTGGCGACGTCCAGCATCGCGATATCCGCATGGTCGCCGCGCCCGGTGGCATTCCGGCGCGCGAGGCCCGCCAGGGCGGCGATGGCGGTATAGAGGCCGGTGGTCAGGTCGATGATCGGCACGCCCACCTTCTGCGGGCCGCCGCCCGGCAGGTCGTCGCGCTCGCCGGTCACGCTCATCAGCCCGCCCATGGCCTGGATGGCGAAATCATAGGCGGCATCCTGCGCGCGAGGGCCGTCCTGGCCGAATCCGGTGACGGAGCAATAGACCAGCTGCGGCGCTATCTCCTTCAGGTCGTCATAGGCCAGCCCGAAGCGGGCCAGGTTCCCGACCTTGTAGTTCTCCAGCAGGATGTCCGAGCGCCTGGCCAGCTCTCGCACCACGGCCTGCCCCTCCGGCTTCGCCAGATCGATGGCGATGGAGCGCTTGCCGCGGTTCACGCTGAGGAAGTAGCCGCTTTCCCGCGTGTCCCGGCCTTCTTCGTCCTTCAGGAAGGGCGGGCCCCAGGCGCGGGAATCATCGCCTGCCCCGGGACGTTCCACCTTGATGACGTCGGCGCCCAGATCGGCCAGCACCTGTCCAGCCCAGGGGCCCGCCAGGATACGGCTGAGATCGAGCACGCGGATATGCGAAAGTGGACCTGGCACGCAGTACCTTCCCTCAACTCACTCTATTGATTGGACTGTGCTGGGGCACGGCCACGGGCCTGTCAGCCCCTTCCCCGATGCTAACAGGCGCGGC from Roseomonas marmotae includes these protein-coding regions:
- a CDS encoding D-2-hydroxyacid dehydrogenase family protein, whose amino-acid sequence is MPLPRCVILDDYQQAALSSADWSGLQDRLRVEALHDHLPREALAEAIGDAEVVVAMRERTPFDAAMLARLPALKLLVTTGMVNAAIDMPAAAARGITICGTPSVPNPTPELSWGLLLALARKIPQEHANLRAGGHWQNSLGFDLARKTIGIIGLGRIGQVMARYARAFDMSVLAWSPNLTQDRCEAAGARLAPSLDALLAEADVVTVHMVLAPSTRGLIGAREIGLMKPGALLVNTSRGPLVDAAALQAALRDGRIGGAALDVFEEEPLPADSPWRSLPNLVATPHLGYVTERNYRMYYRGAVEAIDGWLRGNPVRVLAAPG
- a CDS encoding Bug family tripartite tricarboxylate transporter substrate binding protein, which encodes MLKRRDIALLLGAGGLAAIGPARAQQAYPSRSVQLIVPYAAGGPTDIFARAISAPLSGLWKQPVVVDNRPGGGTMIGAAAASQAAPDGYTLLLTAFGFVMNPLMMRDLTFDPKAMVPIAQIGVSIGVLYVRKDLPADNLQEFIAFAKKQRGGVSFGSSGVGSSTHTAAEMLASQAGFEMTHIPYRGSAPAITDLMAGNVDAVFDTAGTMGFVREGRLKVLASGRATRGPDMPDVPTFRESGVPMDSETWYGFLGPKGLPTALRDRIAEDVRAAVSDPATQEKLTRGGLEPRYSGPADFAAKLDSEREIWGRLVKERNLRLD
- a CDS encoding enoyl-CoA hydratase/isomerase family protein, with amino-acid sequence MIRLEVSDNIAVVTLDRPPVNAMNREMRHRLIEVFDEISDRDDARVAILRSAHKVFCAGADLKDRPDPSQPGVFGAHNRVTRETGNSIMECKKPVIAAVNGAALGLGFALMASCDIMLAAEEAIFGMPEIDVGLAGGAAMLRSLLGRSHMRHLFFTGKRIPAAELYRMNVIEAVVPQERLMPEAMEIARTIASKSPLAIGYAKRSCDIADLMPPRDAYRIEQDFTVALSRTEDAQEARRATLEKRAPVFKGR
- a CDS encoding CaiB/BaiF CoA transferase family protein; protein product: MPGPLSHIRVLDLSRILAGPWAGQVLADLGADVIKVERPGAGDDSRAWGPPFLKDEEGRDTRESGYFLSVNRGKRSIAIDLAKPEGQAVVRELARRSDILLENYKVGNLARFGLAYDDLKEIAPQLVYCSVTGFGQDGPRAQDAAYDFAIQAMGGLMSVTGERDDLPGGGPQKVGVPIIDLTTGLYTAIAALAGLARRNATGRGDHADIAMLDVATALLANQGMNHLLTGNTPKRSGNKHPNIQPQDVFACADGKIALGVGNDAQYQRLCHVIGIPEYATDPRFADNPSRLKNLPELLEAVRGAMSRMPVKQVVEGLTKAGVPCGPINTVPEVLADPQVQHRQMVRHLPHPASGTVPQIVSPLRFREAPLSFDRPPPMLGQHTDDVLRELGLDDAPAQNA